Proteins from a genomic interval of Sphingopyxis sp. QXT-31:
- a CDS encoding HD-GYP domain-containing protein — translation MFQPAYQAFDIAAPAREAPLAEILGAFSYALDLTEGQPAGHSVRAAWIGTYMGLAAGLQGGELADCLYAVLLKDLGCSSNAARVADLFLGDDRSLKQGFKLIGPDVTDFLAFVEAEVGAKEEEAARREARDHLLANAAPILTGFIETRCTQGATIAKRLRFSDRVAGAIAALDEHWDGSGMPRGLAGAQIPLLSRIALLAQVADVFFMAGGPARAIAEVQARSGTWLDPELAAIFAELAADPGFWSELAAPGIDERLFALAPAQARIMVDEDYLDDIAIAFGQVIDAKSPYTGGHSERVAWLTDRVGAKLRIAAPERRRLVRSAMLHDIGKLGVSNRILDKPGRLTPGEWAAMQSHAQITTDILSRISVMRDMAAIAGSHHERLDGTGYPLGLDETSISMETRIISVADFFDALTADRPYRAAMPVDQALSIMACEVGDAIDGDCYDALEEIVAEGLPEAPLPAMPSALTL, via the coding sequence ATGTTCCAGCCGGCCTATCAGGCCTTCGACATCGCCGCGCCCGCGCGCGAGGCGCCGCTCGCCGAGATCCTCGGCGCCTTCTCCTATGCGCTCGACCTCACCGAGGGCCAGCCCGCGGGGCACAGCGTGCGCGCCGCTTGGATCGGCACCTATATGGGCCTCGCCGCGGGGCTGCAGGGCGGCGAACTCGCCGACTGCCTCTATGCGGTGCTGCTCAAGGACCTCGGCTGCTCGAGCAACGCCGCGCGCGTCGCCGACCTCTTCCTCGGCGACGACCGCAGCCTCAAACAGGGTTTCAAGCTGATCGGCCCCGACGTCACCGACTTCCTCGCCTTCGTCGAGGCCGAGGTCGGCGCCAAGGAGGAAGAAGCCGCGCGCCGCGAGGCCCGCGACCATCTGCTCGCCAACGCCGCGCCGATCCTCACCGGCTTCATCGAGACGCGCTGCACGCAGGGCGCGACCATCGCGAAGCGGCTGCGTTTCTCCGATCGCGTCGCCGGCGCCATCGCCGCGCTCGACGAACATTGGGACGGCAGCGGCATGCCGCGCGGCCTGGCAGGCGCGCAGATCCCGCTCTTGTCGCGCATCGCGCTGCTCGCGCAGGTCGCCGACGTCTTCTTCATGGCGGGCGGCCCCGCGCGCGCGATCGCCGAGGTGCAGGCGCGCAGCGGCACCTGGCTCGACCCCGAACTTGCCGCGATCTTCGCCGAGCTCGCCGCCGACCCCGGTTTCTGGAGCGAACTCGCGGCGCCCGGCATCGATGAGCGCCTCTTCGCGCTCGCCCCCGCGCAGGCGCGGATCATGGTCGACGAGGATTATCTCGACGACATCGCCATCGCCTTCGGCCAGGTCATCGACGCGAAAAGCCCCTATACCGGCGGCCACAGCGAACGCGTCGCCTGGCTCACCGACCGCGTCGGCGCCAAGCTGCGCATCGCCGCACCCGAGCGCCGCCGCCTCGTCCGCTCGGCGATGCTCCACGACATTGGCAAATTGGGGGTCAGCAACCGCATCCTCGACAAGCCCGGACGGCTGACGCCGGGCGAATGGGCGGCGATGCAGAGCCATGCGCAGATCACCACCGACATCCTCTCGCGCATTTCGGTGATGCGCGACATGGCGGCAATCGCGGGGTCGCACCACGAACGGCTCGACGGCACGGGCTATCCGCTGGGTCTCGACGAGACGAGCATTTCGATGGAGACGCGGATCATCTCGGTCGCCGATTTCTTCGACGCGCTCACCGCCGACCGCCCCTATCGCGCCGCGATGCCGGTCGATCAGGCGCTGTCGATCATGGCGTGCGAGGTCGGCGACGCGATCGACGGCGACTGCTACGACGCGCTCGAGGAAATCGTCGCCGAGGGCCTGCCCGAAGCCCCGCTGCCGGCGATGCCGAGCGCGCTGACGCTCTAG
- a CDS encoding cytochrome P450, giving the protein MASVLEEARAVAPVDVSDIALYTEDRWREPFAQLRAAMPVSWCPDSPYGGYWSVTTHALIQQVELDPATFSSSWENGNIVIADPPPQSNLPNFIAADPPVHTAQRKVIAPAFNPSQMAEREKVVRRRTRELFDALPVGETFDWVESVSVPLTIGMLCILFDFPWEERHDLKRWSDYGGNVSPETASEEYRAAWMAEMTAMLARFDAEFAKRKAMPPTDDLLSRMVHSEAMGNLNPMERLANIALLIVGGNDTTRNSMSGLVEALHLYPGELDRLRADRSLIPNAAQEIIRWQSPVTHMRRTCTRDVELGGQQLRAGEKVILWYISANRDESVFPDAERFDVGRENARRHVAFGHGIHRCVGARLAEIQLCTLIEEIVGRGIRIEPQGEAERLASPFLHGFVHMPVRIVAG; this is encoded by the coding sequence ATGGCTTCGGTGCTCGAAGAGGCGCGTGCGGTGGCGCCGGTCGATGTCAGCGACATCGCGCTCTACACCGAGGATCGCTGGCGCGAACCCTTTGCGCAGCTGCGCGCGGCGATGCCGGTGAGCTGGTGTCCCGACAGCCCCTATGGCGGTTACTGGTCGGTCACGACGCATGCCTTGATCCAGCAGGTCGAGCTCGACCCCGCTACCTTCTCCTCGTCGTGGGAGAATGGCAATATCGTCATCGCCGACCCGCCGCCGCAGTCGAACCTGCCGAACTTCATCGCCGCCGACCCGCCGGTGCACACCGCACAGCGCAAGGTGATCGCCCCCGCCTTCAACCCCAGCCAGATGGCCGAGCGCGAGAAGGTCGTGCGCCGGCGCACGCGCGAATTGTTCGACGCGCTGCCGGTCGGCGAGACGTTCGACTGGGTCGAAAGCGTGTCGGTGCCGCTGACGATCGGCATGCTGTGCATCCTGTTCGATTTTCCGTGGGAGGAGCGCCATGACCTCAAGCGCTGGTCGGACTATGGCGGCAATGTCTCGCCCGAGACCGCGAGCGAGGAATATCGCGCGGCGTGGATGGCCGAGATGACGGCGATGCTGGCGCGCTTCGACGCCGAATTCGCCAAGCGCAAGGCGATGCCGCCGACCGACGATTTGCTGTCGCGGATGGTGCACAGCGAGGCGATGGGCAATCTCAATCCGATGGAGCGACTCGCCAATATCGCTTTGCTGATCGTCGGGGGCAACGACACGACGCGCAATTCGATGAGCGGGCTGGTCGAGGCGCTGCATCTTTATCCCGGCGAATTGGACCGGCTGCGCGCCGATCGCTCGCTGATCCCCAATGCGGCGCAGGAGATCATCCGCTGGCAGTCGCCGGTGACGCATATGCGGCGCACCTGCACGCGCGACGTCGAACTGGGCGGGCAGCAGCTCCGCGCGGGCGAGAAGGTGATCCTCTGGTACATCTCGGCGAACCGCGACGAGAGCGTCTTTCCCGACGCCGAACGCTTCGACGTCGGACGCGAAAATGCGCGGCGGCATGTCGCCTTCGGCCACGGCATCCACCGCTGCGTCGGTGCGCGGCTCGCCGAGATTCAGCTGTGCACGCTGATCGAGGAGATCGTCGGGCGCGGGATAAGGATCGAACCGCAAGGCGAGGCCGAGCGGCTGGCGAGCCCCTTCCTGCACGGTTTCGTGCATATGCCGGTGCGGATCGTGGCGGGCTAG
- a CDS encoding cupin domain-containing protein → MTDPHALIDRLGLAPHPEGGWYRETWRGPPGEGGRAGGTAIHFLLEAGQSSHWHKVDAEEFWLWHAGSPLALAITATDAGTPPHHRLGPAILAGEAPQLRIPAHHWQAAHADRGWALVSCLVVPGFDFAGFTLAPPGWMPG, encoded by the coding sequence ATGACCGACCCCCACGCCCTGATCGACCGCCTCGGCCTCGCCCCGCATCCCGAGGGCGGCTGGTACCGCGAAACCTGGCGCGGCCCGCCGGGCGAGGGCGGCCGCGCCGGCGGCACCGCGATCCATTTCCTGCTCGAGGCGGGGCAAAGCTCGCACTGGCACAAGGTGGACGCCGAGGAATTCTGGCTCTGGCACGCCGGCTCGCCGCTCGCGCTGGCGATCACGGCCACCGACGCCGGCACCCCCCCCCACCACCGCCTCGGCCCCGCCATCCTCGCGGGCGAGGCGCCGCAGCTCCGCATCCCTGCGCATCACTGGCAGGCCGCGCACGCCGACCGGGGCTGGGCGCTCGTCAGCTGCCTCGTCGTCCCCGGCTTCGATTTCGCGGGCTTCACGCTGGCGCCGCCCGGCTGGATGCCGGGCTGA